In one Leptospira fletcheri genomic region, the following are encoded:
- the yihA gene encoding ribosome biogenesis GTP-binding protein YihA/YsxC → MSEEVQETKPDPFFREVRFYSSYADASKVPARGIPQIAFAGRSNSGKSRLLNAIVERKSLAKVSAVPGKTKLLNFFLVSKSLYLVDTPGFGYSANSHKEHEQMMDLLMNYLNSAKDLKVLFLLSDAQRELPEEELELIGTCFERGMKPVLIRTKVDKLNQSDLAKLRKKMKNIQGLYPMLEVVLVSPKYGKGLPELRKIIETMMKTIILPVEEEPFPGEAQGQG, encoded by the coding sequence ATGTCGGAAGAGGTTCAAGAAACGAAACCCGATCCATTCTTCCGGGAGGTTCGATTCTATTCCTCCTATGCGGACGCATCTAAAGTTCCCGCCAGAGGAATACCGCAAATCGCCTTTGCCGGACGGTCCAATTCCGGAAAGTCCAGATTGTTAAACGCTATCGTCGAGCGCAAATCTCTCGCAAAAGTTTCTGCAGTTCCTGGAAAAACGAAGCTTCTGAATTTTTTCCTAGTGTCGAAATCCCTGTATTTAGTGGACACTCCCGGATTCGGTTATTCGGCCAATTCGCATAAAGAACACGAGCAAATGATGGATTTGCTTATGAACTATCTGAATAGCGCCAAAGATCTTAAGGTGTTATTCTTACTTTCGGATGCACAAAGAGAGTTACCGGAAGAAGAGCTGGAGTTGATCGGCACTTGCTTTGAACGCGGAATGAAACCGGTACTGATCCGAACGAAAGTCGACAAACTGAACCAGTCGGATCTCGCCAAGCTACGTAAAAAAATGAAGAATATCCAGGGACTCTATCCCATGCTGGAGGTGGTACTAGTTTCTCCGAAATACGGAAAAGGTCTCCCCGAGTTGCGAAAGATCATAGAAACGATGATGAAGACGATCATTTTACCGGTCGAAGAAGAGCCTTTTCCGGGAGAGGCACAAGGCCAAGGTTAA
- a CDS encoding LIC10124 family lipoprotein, translating into MGTIYSRNRSFLSLLVFLPIACSTVQKLEEPPRTIQEPYYRALGENPGGFLFRESESDYKIRKSGHEKPVLAFSPVSYPKSVDKKLVAYFEQEIGIPWREVQFSGVKIPADIWSNPDALLAAAKNAEVDAFVQEKVVETDNGWVFQFSVIDPINGFKFGEFEGSFKRPLANSEDSGSWSQVFFWKAGDRIISLDARKATVPVWERKLFSSEIKEIISSTVRGKLNIRASSGDTDVFHKGVHLGKTPQLDFSIGEGLQEVEFHLKGKKPVVKTVLVRAGKRSSIFQEWEEDKTLGSAKIVSVPAGLSVSVDGFKQGETPFFRSGLNPGNYQIELIKDNPEGSLVYYESTLEVKSDKVTEIGFPYSGGSLLSETEFWKGSGEVGFNPFGIGNLEFTKNKNLPSGWNGVYSLPIPADELEIIGNFLLPSDHKSGTVAITFHGPGFNLGFEAGPEKVSVFHFPSEGKTVGSYKYLKLENDVGRAFSFRTDAKEKRVRLYLGNDMVWEGQISFQGFWTISILTKGDDFKEHSPLKDLKIQYRGYK; encoded by the coding sequence ATGGGGACCATCTATTCACGTAACCGTTCGTTCTTATCCCTGCTCGTATTTCTTCCGATTGCGTGCTCTACCGTCCAGAAATTGGAGGAACCTCCTCGGACGATCCAAGAACCCTATTACCGAGCACTGGGGGAAAACCCAGGCGGCTTTTTATTCAGGGAGTCCGAATCGGATTATAAAATTCGCAAATCCGGTCATGAAAAACCGGTCTTGGCTTTTTCTCCCGTATCTTATCCTAAGTCCGTTGATAAGAAGTTAGTCGCCTATTTTGAACAAGAGATCGGTATTCCGTGGAGAGAAGTCCAGTTTTCCGGGGTAAAGATTCCGGCCGACATTTGGTCCAACCCGGACGCCTTACTTGCCGCGGCCAAAAATGCGGAAGTGGATGCTTTCGTCCAAGAGAAGGTGGTCGAAACCGACAACGGATGGGTATTTCAATTTTCCGTAATAGATCCGATCAACGGTTTTAAATTCGGAGAGTTTGAAGGTTCCTTTAAACGTCCTCTTGCAAACTCGGAAGATTCAGGAAGTTGGAGCCAGGTTTTTTTCTGGAAAGCCGGCGATCGTATCATTTCTTTGGATGCTCGTAAAGCCACCGTGCCGGTATGGGAGCGAAAACTTTTTTCATCCGAAATTAAAGAAATCATAAGCTCCACCGTCCGCGGAAAATTGAATATCCGTGCCTCCTCCGGGGATACCGACGTCTTCCATAAAGGCGTTCATTTAGGAAAAACTCCGCAACTCGACTTCTCGATCGGCGAAGGCTTGCAGGAAGTGGAGTTTCACTTAAAGGGAAAAAAACCGGTCGTCAAAACCGTTCTCGTCCGTGCAGGAAAAAGATCTTCGATCTTTCAGGAATGGGAGGAAGACAAAACCTTGGGTTCCGCTAAGATCGTAAGCGTACCGGCAGGGCTTTCCGTCTCCGTAGACGGATTCAAACAGGGAGAAACTCCTTTTTTCCGAAGCGGTCTGAATCCGGGAAATTATCAGATTGAGCTGATAAAAGATAATCCGGAGGGATCATTAGTATATTATGAATCAACGTTAGAGGTAAAGTCCGATAAGGTAACGGAGATAGGCTTCCCTTATTCCGGAGGCTCGCTACTTTCCGAAACCGAATTTTGGAAAGGCTCCGGAGAAGTCGGGTTTAATCCTTTCGGGATCGGTAATCTGGAGTTCACGAAAAATAAAAACCTACCGTCGGGCTGGAACGGAGTCTACTCTTTGCCTATTCCCGCGGACGAACTGGAAATCATCGGTAATTTCCTTTTACCGTCTGACCACAAGAGCGGCACGGTGGCGATAACGTTCCACGGCCCGGGTTTCAACCTTGGTTTCGAAGCGGGACCGGAAAAGGTGTCGGTTTTTCATTTTCCCTCGGAAGGCAAGACCGTCGGAAGTTATAAGTATCTAAAACTGGAAAACGATGTGGGCCGGGCCTTCTCTTTTCGTACCGATGCAAAGGAAAAGCGAGTGCGACTGTATCTCGGGAATGATATGGTATGGGAAGGACAGATTTCCTTTCAGGGATTTTGGACGATCTCCATTCTCACGAAAGGGGATGATTTCAAGGAACATTCACCTTTGAAAGATTTGAAAATTCAATATAGGGGATACAAATGA
- a CDS encoding ATP-binding protein translates to MSEKIVREEDVFSEAWYNLRNYQELIRRKTAVIAYSGGKDSSLLLQFYLWLRKEKHLSKDPILFHLDHSIRKNEGQEKEILEYIRGLGLLLIDKKKTFQNFPIEPVLV, encoded by the coding sequence ATGTCTGAAAAAATCGTTCGAGAAGAGGACGTATTTTCGGAGGCCTGGTACAATCTTCGAAATTATCAGGAACTCATCCGTCGTAAAACGGCAGTCATCGCTTACTCCGGAGGAAAAGATTCCTCTCTTCTTCTGCAATTTTATCTCTGGCTCCGAAAAGAAAAACACCTAAGCAAGGATCCGATTCTGTTTCACCTGGACCATTCGATCCGAAAAAACGAAGGGCAAGAGAAAGAAATCCTCGAATATATTCGAGGGTTGGGTCTTTTGCTGATCGATAAAAAAAAAACGTTCCAAAATTTTCCCATCGAACCGGTTTTAGTTTAG
- a CDS encoding GAF domain-containing SpoIIE family protein phosphatase has translation MPCVFCGEEKVPEGIFEAGKFFCRACSREWILEKRKNTRAKPPESHSLTNEVLLEFLSLFNTSANLDALLQNFTNLAFRKLSLPGISVMVYEPRLDRILVKSCKNRQGPALERLAFKMEIRKGEETGPFGRCVDTCKSIYYRFAEQKLKQIKQYGRLNRVVSALCVPIHLKGEVLGLINVDYEKDDPYQAEKDRYFLELIANQFATTLKNRILFEISQTQSRNFRNLHSAALKLSSLGFKYRTEIFRVILLCLTEFSESDAYAILEKSNGSENEIAVKGHFLTGNSMVPELKLNNDLKGNWEILSHPTEEVRVLDSSEISDWKKLGFGKKNIALLPVLISDETNIWILLTKNPEFLWSHEELDVLNAFAIQAGISIQNFNLFHQRAEKERLDREIEIARELQRSLLPRKVPGHSDYEFGGTMIPAIGVGGDYYDFITDPMDKETYICIGDVSGKGVPAGLVMATVRTVIHSLVRRNPGTWEIISTVNTYLYQNYFKDSLSPRFMSLTMIHWNRVGHEFQFSGGGQGNILVYRASSEQIEEVPTGGIVLGIDPNVSEFENHGEFRLDIGDFFVMGTDGIWEALDVDGDRYETERLKDCILKNRKESLPVLFDKIVKDIKRFTGEQEQVDDITLVGLRRLK, from the coding sequence ATGCCCTGCGTATTCTGCGGAGAAGAAAAGGTTCCGGAAGGAATTTTTGAAGCCGGAAAATTCTTCTGCCGTGCCTGTAGCCGGGAATGGATCTTGGAGAAGCGCAAAAATACGAGGGCCAAGCCTCCGGAAAGCCATAGTCTAACCAACGAAGTTCTGCTGGAGTTCCTCTCTCTCTTCAATACCAGCGCCAACTTGGACGCCTTACTCCAGAATTTTACGAACCTAGCGTTTCGAAAATTGAGCCTCCCCGGAATCTCCGTAATGGTCTATGAGCCTAGGCTCGACCGCATTCTCGTTAAATCCTGCAAAAATCGGCAAGGCCCGGCTTTAGAAAGATTGGCCTTTAAAATGGAAATTCGAAAGGGCGAGGAAACGGGCCCCTTCGGTCGATGCGTAGACACTTGCAAATCCATTTATTATAGATTTGCGGAACAAAAGCTGAAGCAGATCAAACAATACGGTCGATTGAATCGGGTCGTCTCTGCGCTTTGCGTCCCGATCCATTTAAAAGGGGAGGTCCTAGGACTTATCAACGTGGATTACGAAAAAGACGATCCGTACCAGGCGGAAAAAGATCGCTACTTCCTGGAACTGATCGCGAACCAATTCGCAACCACATTAAAGAATCGAATTCTTTTCGAAATCTCCCAGACACAGTCCAGAAACTTCCGCAATCTGCATTCTGCCGCGTTGAAGCTAAGTAGTTTAGGTTTCAAATATCGAACGGAAATATTTAGAGTAATCCTTTTATGCCTCACGGAATTTTCCGAAAGCGATGCTTATGCAATTTTAGAAAAATCGAACGGCTCGGAAAATGAAATTGCGGTAAAAGGACATTTTCTAACGGGAAATTCGATGGTCCCGGAATTGAAACTGAACAATGACCTAAAGGGAAACTGGGAAATCCTATCTCACCCGACGGAGGAGGTTCGGGTTTTGGACTCCTCAGAAATATCCGATTGGAAGAAGTTAGGATTCGGAAAAAAGAATATCGCCCTTTTACCGGTACTTATTTCGGACGAGACGAATATCTGGATCTTACTCACGAAAAATCCTGAGTTCCTATGGAGTCACGAGGAGCTAGACGTGTTAAACGCGTTTGCAATCCAAGCGGGAATTTCCATCCAAAACTTCAACCTTTTCCACCAGAGAGCGGAGAAAGAGAGACTCGATAGGGAAATCGAAATTGCGAGAGAACTCCAAAGATCCTTGCTTCCGAGAAAAGTTCCGGGACATTCCGATTACGAATTCGGAGGAACGATGATCCCTGCAATCGGGGTCGGCGGAGACTATTATGATTTTATAACGGACCCTATGGACAAAGAGACTTACATCTGCATCGGGGACGTCAGCGGGAAGGGAGTCCCCGCAGGCCTCGTAATGGCGACAGTTCGCACGGTCATTCACTCGTTAGTCAGAAGGAATCCGGGAACTTGGGAAATCATTTCGACCGTAAACACGTATTTGTATCAGAATTATTTTAAGGATTCGTTGAGTCCCAGATTCATGTCGCTGACGATGATCCACTGGAATCGCGTAGGACATGAATTTCAATTCAGCGGCGGTGGACAGGGAAATATTTTGGTCTATCGGGCCTCCTCCGAACAAATCGAAGAGGTACCTACGGGAGGCATCGTCCTGGGAATCGATCCGAACGTAAGCGAATTCGAGAACCACGGAGAATTCCGGCTAGACATCGGAGATTTTTTCGTTATGGGAACGGACGGAATCTGGGAAGCTTTGGATGTCGACGGAGATCGGTACGAAACGGAAAGATTGAAGGACTGTATCCTAAAAAACAGAAAAGAATCCTTACCGGTTCTTTTCGATAAAATTGTGAAGGATATAAAACGCTTTACCGGAGAACAGGAGCAAGTAGACGATATCACTCTAGTGGGATTAAGAAGGTTAAAGTAG
- the trmB gene encoding tRNA (guanosine(46)-N7)-methyltransferase TrmB, which produces MTEDFRKKLWNIAGGIPFDSEYFLRILPESKLKKSDLFVSDFGTYYLELGSGWGEVAIELAQTHPEIGFVLMEKKADRIRKTIKAASRLKLTNVKILSVNFNWFLEDIFEDGSFEEILLNFPDPWPKKRHHKHRTLSPRFLDSIHRLLVPEGRFRFATDYGPYARKAIGYFRRDPRFRSVGPEYSLFRKDFPVSYFERTKREEGSRIYYLDRERI; this is translated from the coding sequence ATGACCGAAGATTTTCGAAAAAAACTTTGGAACATCGCGGGCGGAATTCCCTTCGACTCGGAATATTTCCTGAGAATTCTTCCTGAAAGTAAATTAAAAAAGTCCGATCTATTCGTATCGGACTTCGGGACATATTACTTGGAGTTGGGTTCCGGCTGGGGGGAAGTCGCGATCGAGCTGGCTCAAACTCATCCTGAAATCGGATTCGTGTTGATGGAAAAAAAGGCGGATCGGATCAGAAAAACGATCAAAGCAGCTAGCCGCTTAAAGCTGACTAACGTGAAAATCTTATCCGTGAATTTCAACTGGTTCCTCGAAGACATTTTCGAGGATGGGAGTTTCGAAGAAATCCTTCTGAATTTCCCGGATCCATGGCCGAAAAAAAGACATCACAAACACAGAACGCTAAGTCCCAGATTTTTGGATTCGATCCACCGACTGCTCGTCCCGGAAGGCCGTTTTCGCTTTGCTACGGATTACGGACCTTATGCCAGAAAGGCGATTGGTTACTTTCGTCGGGATCCGCGTTTTAGATCCGTCGGTCCAGAGTATTCGCTATTCCGAAAGGATTTTCCCGTTTCCTATTTCGAAAGAACGAAGCGGGAAGAAGGTTCGCGGATTTATTATCTAGACCGCGAACGTATCTGA
- a CDS encoding tetratricopeptide repeat protein, producing the protein MKILNHFPKKELFYLFFPAFVFLFVIACSSRDFRKSNAQDAVLEKDLLTRQSIKKSSNLINEGNAAYQKGKFEIALEKGKQAVSVYPTAEGYYLIGSSEYRLGKSEEALISLKKGTELDPENEQILLTLGILYTAQGSNNEAIEVYSRLEKLPKIDASSYSFKKAVLLKAVGRYEDAYAALKSIPEEKFKFKAQLYMQLGDAAVQLKEYEEAEKYFEKARGIDPELASAKQSASATRVAHLLEKGNSALKNKNYKEAIFSFSAASQLDPKNPSPYVFLGNAKILAGDTDGAVKAFETSLRLKADYWEAYSGLAAAFNKSGNFPKAISVLEKALPFFPKNAAVYNQIGLNQKSLGENAKALVSFTKARELDPAYKEPVLNLAYLLASDNRFKTARNELDKLKSDDEVKKARLFLDVAELIYEGDQRLRKGETKAARGFYDQAKSKDSNDPSVYTAYGRLFQISGDQKQSEQNFLKALSIQKGNLPALQGLIRLYSSQKNQSKVAQYTRELESQTANDPTSGIVLARTYEDKKEYEKAESAYKNLLKKFPSNDALQFRLAHLYYKISLEENEKANYDAASSWLAKAEKLTKDLPEIAEAKQTIEQNKKFAEVIPTIRKANRFFDLKAYDKALPLYQTAYDKTKKLTLYIKIAECYLAMGNEEKGISLLENSPEGAKNIASQEAINAFLLRKGEADKAEKGFKKILEKKPDSYYSHYQLGIISLQRKDYDPAIQSFDRAWLLNPEFSAAKIGKGIAFYNGGRTKEAREEFESAMKSDSENELAPYNIGIVLFNDNLLEQAANVFKDIIKRNPDFSDAHYQLSYIYFKRGDLEVADSEIGKALDLERNEKYLHARIRILSELRLKYPSRSEYKKLALELGREIAEKYPNSPYSTHAERLLLADDDTPVIVQPFPNRGSLVGVPILINDTLLMNYGTSLEALDKNRAIRIWRISATKPYKSVIADKRIFAFTDKTLEVRDQNTGVLFQSLQLSGNFKKAQIAGERVLIETEVSGKRSLTSYTETLEDKKTIPLEAKSWTSTKEGRLLLSAATSKENKISVMDSSLNGGMETSWTGKASQEPRLLGSAEDGVFYRLENQILYISGKGRVSKAENIDAAASMFSVRGNTLWYVAKENLFRLEAGSSSPTSIKIDSKTVEGLLPGKGKDCIVVYSDNTAIRYTDRGEIAWKYSLTQDKDNVYSLLYR; encoded by the coding sequence ATGAAAATTCTAAATCATTTTCCGAAAAAGGAACTTTTCTATCTTTTCTTTCCGGCATTCGTATTCCTTTTCGTTATCGCCTGTAGTTCCCGCGATTTTCGAAAATCGAACGCCCAAGACGCCGTCTTGGAAAAGGACCTTCTTACTAGACAAAGTATTAAAAAATCCTCGAATTTAATCAACGAAGGAAATGCGGCCTACCAAAAGGGAAAATTTGAGATCGCTTTGGAAAAAGGCAAGCAAGCGGTATCCGTATATCCGACCGCAGAAGGTTATTACTTGATCGGATCTTCCGAGTATAGACTCGGAAAATCGGAAGAAGCCCTGATATCCCTGAAGAAAGGGACGGAATTGGATCCGGAAAACGAACAGATCCTATTGACCTTAGGTATCCTATACACGGCTCAAGGTTCCAATAACGAAGCCATAGAAGTGTATTCCAGATTGGAAAAACTTCCGAAAATCGACGCATCGTCTTATTCTTTTAAGAAAGCGGTTCTTTTGAAGGCTGTCGGGCGTTACGAGGATGCGTACGCCGCATTAAAATCCATTCCCGAGGAAAAATTCAAGTTCAAGGCACAGCTTTATATGCAACTTGGGGATGCAGCCGTACAATTGAAAGAGTACGAAGAGGCGGAAAAATATTTCGAAAAAGCCAGAGGCATCGATCCGGAATTGGCTTCTGCCAAACAATCCGCTTCCGCCACTCGAGTCGCACATTTACTTGAAAAAGGAAATTCTGCATTAAAGAACAAAAATTACAAAGAGGCGATTTTTTCTTTTTCCGCTGCTTCGCAATTGGATCCGAAAAACCCTTCCCCGTACGTATTTCTTGGAAACGCGAAGATTTTGGCCGGTGACACGGATGGTGCAGTCAAGGCCTTCGAAACCTCTTTGAGATTAAAAGCGGATTATTGGGAAGCGTATTCGGGCTTAGCTGCCGCATTCAATAAAAGCGGAAACTTTCCCAAAGCGATCTCGGTACTCGAAAAAGCCCTGCCTTTCTTCCCGAAAAACGCCGCAGTTTACAATCAGATCGGTTTAAATCAAAAATCTTTGGGAGAAAACGCGAAAGCGCTAGTTTCCTTTACTAAGGCGAGAGAATTGGATCCGGCATACAAGGAGCCTGTTCTGAATTTGGCCTACTTGCTTGCTTCGGACAATCGATTCAAAACCGCAAGAAACGAATTGGATAAATTGAAATCGGACGATGAAGTCAAAAAAGCCCGCCTATTTTTAGACGTTGCCGAGTTGATCTATGAAGGGGATCAGCGACTCCGAAAAGGAGAAACGAAAGCGGCGAGAGGCTTTTACGATCAGGCTAAATCGAAAGATTCTAACGACCCAAGCGTGTATACCGCATACGGGCGACTGTTTCAAATCTCGGGAGATCAGAAACAGTCGGAACAGAATTTTTTAAAAGCGTTAAGCATACAAAAGGGAAACCTCCCAGCCCTCCAGGGATTGATTCGCTTGTACTCTTCCCAAAAAAACCAATCGAAGGTTGCTCAATATACGAGAGAGCTCGAAAGTCAAACGGCAAACGATCCTACTTCCGGGATCGTTTTGGCCCGTACTTACGAAGATAAGAAGGAATATGAAAAAGCGGAGAGCGCGTACAAAAATCTTTTGAAGAAGTTTCCGTCGAACGATGCGCTTCAATTCCGCCTGGCTCATTTATATTATAAAATCTCCCTGGAAGAAAACGAAAAAGCGAACTACGACGCTGCCTCTTCATGGCTAGCAAAGGCTGAGAAACTTACCAAAGACCTTCCGGAAATCGCCGAGGCGAAGCAGACAATCGAGCAGAATAAAAAATTTGCGGAGGTAATCCCTACGATCAGGAAGGCGAACCGATTCTTCGACTTGAAAGCGTACGATAAGGCATTACCTCTTTACCAAACTGCATACGATAAGACCAAAAAGCTGACGTTATACATAAAAATAGCGGAATGTTATTTGGCGATGGGAAATGAGGAAAAAGGAATTTCCCTCTTAGAAAATTCCCCGGAAGGCGCGAAAAATATCGCGTCTCAAGAGGCGATCAACGCCTTCCTATTGCGCAAAGGAGAAGCGGATAAGGCCGAAAAGGGATTCAAAAAGATTCTGGAAAAGAAACCAGATTCCTACTATAGCCATTACCAATTGGGTATCATCTCTCTCCAAAGAAAGGATTATGATCCCGCGATTCAATCCTTCGACCGAGCCTGGTTGTTGAATCCGGAATTCTCCGCGGCAAAAATAGGAAAAGGGATCGCGTTTTATAACGGAGGTCGGACGAAAGAGGCACGAGAGGAATTCGAGAGCGCTATGAAATCTGATTCCGAAAACGAATTAGCGCCCTATAATATAGGAATCGTGTTATTTAACGATAACCTTTTGGAACAAGCAGCGAATGTATTTAAGGATATTATAAAGAGAAATCCCGATTTTTCGGACGCGCACTACCAGCTTTCCTATATCTATTTTAAACGCGGTGACTTGGAAGTAGCGGATTCGGAAATTGGAAAAGCTCTCGATCTGGAGAGAAACGAAAAATATCTTCATGCTCGGATCAGAATACTGAGTGAATTGCGTTTGAAATATCCCAGTAGGTCGGAATATAAGAAATTGGCCTTGGAACTTGGACGGGAAATCGCCGAGAAATATCCGAATTCTCCCTATTCCACTCACGCAGAAAGATTGCTTTTGGCCGACGACGATACGCCGGTTATCGTTCAGCCTTTTCCGAATCGAGGATCCCTCGTCGGAGTTCCCATTCTGATAAACGATACTCTATTGATGAATTATGGTACTTCTCTCGAGGCACTGGATAAGAATCGAGCGATCCGGATTTGGAGGATTTCGGCCACTAAACCTTACAAATCGGTGATTGCGGACAAACGGATTTTTGCTTTTACGGATAAAACATTGGAGGTTCGGGATCAAAATACCGGCGTCCTTTTTCAATCCCTGCAACTTTCGGGCAATTTTAAAAAGGCACAGATTGCGGGAGAACGCGTCCTGATAGAAACGGAGGTCTCCGGTAAGAGGTCCTTGACGTCGTATACCGAAACATTGGAGGACAAGAAGACGATTCCGTTGGAAGCGAAATCTTGGACATCGACAAAAGAAGGTCGACTACTCTTATCCGCTGCCACTTCGAAAGAAAATAAGATTTCTGTGATGGATTCGAGTCTTAACGGAGGAATGGAAACGTCGTGGACCGGCAAAGCTTCCCAAGAACCTAGATTGCTCGGGTCTGCGGAAGACGGAGTATTTTACCGGTTGGAGAATCAGATTCTATATATCTCGGGCAAGGGAAGAGTCTCTAAAGCGGAGAATATAGACGCAGCCGCTTCTATGTTTAGTGTCCGCGGGAACACTTTGTGGTATGTCGCTAAAGAGAATCTGTTCCGGTTAGAAGCGGGATCTAGTTCGCCTACTTCGATCAAAATCGATTCAAAAACGGTTGAGGGACTTCTCCCGGGAAAAGGGAAAGATTGCATCGTAGTCTATTCGGACAATACGGCAATCCGGTACACGGATCGGGGAGAAATTGCCTGGAAATACTCACTGACCCAAGACAAGGACAACGTTTATTCCCTGCTATATCGATAA
- a CDS encoding PilZ domain-containing protein translates to MRDKRFYIRFRRQNRVRVFYGGDCVEGDLIDISMIGISLVSDGVWDVGFRLKIMSPMFSCQLEAEVIRKEEMPSGTRYALIFGELTDDFIIEILNKIPVPSE, encoded by the coding sequence ATGCGAGATAAAAGATTTTATATAAGGTTTCGCAGACAAAACAGAGTTCGTGTTTTCTACGGGGGAGATTGTGTAGAAGGGGATCTGATCGATATATCGATGATCGGAATTTCCTTAGTTTCGGATGGAGTCTGGGATGTCGGCTTTCGTTTGAAAATTATGTCTCCTATGTTTTCTTGTCAGTTGGAAGCGGAAGTCATAAGAAAGGAAGAAATGCCGAGTGGAACACGTTACGCGCTGATATTCGGCGAGTTAACGGACGATTTTATCATAGAAATTCTGAATAAGATCCCCGTTCCTTCCGAATGA
- a CDS encoding MBL fold metallo-hydrolase, which produces MKIKLYGVRGSLPTPISELEYQEKIERILEKALPEILQKGNEFSVSDFVRSLDPLLAKPIGGNTTCIYVESSLGSRLVIDCGSGMRVLGNELLKNGIASGGRISICLTHTHWDHIQGWPFFKPAYMPSIQIDFYSTIANLKERLERQQHPENFPVSFDSMASSKTFTLLEKDKPSRIGDFKVTPFLLRHPGNCTGYHVEENGKSFLFCTDLEVREEGLDEIERLRKEFGKVNLLVIDAQYSSDEAAAKIGWGHTAGKIAVRCGEILGVDRLVLTHHEPDHADADILRIFESEKSGSSLAEVKLAKESDSFVL; this is translated from the coding sequence GTGAAAATAAAACTTTATGGTGTTCGGGGCTCGCTCCCGACGCCGATTTCGGAACTAGAATACCAGGAAAAAATCGAAAGAATACTCGAAAAGGCCCTGCCTGAGATTTTGCAAAAGGGAAACGAATTTTCCGTCTCGGACTTTGTTCGATCTCTGGATCCTCTTCTCGCCAAACCGATAGGAGGAAATACCACCTGCATTTATGTTGAATCTTCCCTTGGAAGTCGTCTCGTGATCGACTGCGGTTCCGGGATGCGGGTGTTAGGAAACGAACTCCTGAAGAACGGGATCGCGTCCGGAGGGAGGATTTCGATCTGTCTGACCCATACACATTGGGACCATATCCAAGGTTGGCCCTTTTTTAAACCTGCCTACATGCCTTCCATTCAAATCGATTTTTATTCCACGATCGCAAATTTGAAGGAAAGGTTGGAAAGGCAGCAGCATCCGGAAAATTTCCCCGTGTCTTTCGATTCGATGGCTTCCAGTAAGACGTTCACACTTTTGGAAAAGGATAAACCCTCAAGAATCGGAGATTTTAAGGTGACCCCTTTTTTACTGCGGCATCCCGGAAATTGTACGGGTTATCACGTGGAGGAAAACGGGAAAAGTTTCCTTTTTTGCACGGATTTGGAAGTCCGGGAAGAAGGCCTGGATGAAATCGAACGGTTGAGAAAGGAATTCGGAAAGGTAAATCTTCTAGTAATCGATGCTCAATATAGTTCCGACGAAGCCGCTGCCAAGATCGGATGGGGACATACTGCGGGTAAAATCGCAGTCAGATGCGGAGAAATACTAGGTGTAGATCGATTAGTGTTAACGCATCACGAACCGGATCACGCGGACGCTGATATTCTTCGGATTTTCGAGTCCGAAAAATCGGGCAGCTCTTTGGCCGAAGTGAAACTCGCTAAGGAATCCGATTCTTTCGTTTTATAA